One segment of Taeniopygia guttata chromosome 17, bTaeGut7.mat, whole genome shotgun sequence DNA contains the following:
- the LOC100229162 gene encoding ectonucleoside triphosphate diphosphohydrolase 8 isoform X6, with protein sequence MAPRLLGPVGWGSAAVLGLLTGVVFVLVLIPAKDAVLPTRIKYGLVFDAGSTHTSLYIYRWPADKENDTGIVSQVEACSVAGPGISSYADDPAGAGAGLKPCLDRAMKIVPAEQQRETPTYLGATAGMRLLREENSTKAEQVLAEVSKAIGEYPVDFRGARILTGSEEGSFGWITVNYLLETLVKFSFAEKWAHPQDTEVLGALDLGGASTQITFQPGVPVEDRNTSVFFRLYGTDYSLYSHSYLCYGQSQALKMLLAALHQASSRAQISHPCYPKGYKETITVAELYNSPCVRAPSSARPGLVLTVTGTGDTDTCHAAVQRLFDFSCGAQGPCGFNGVYQPPVRGHFFVSSHRPRPWGGPMGFWGTAPGKLLWKCLSSVWKCQPWEAFSGFYHSLHFLNLTGGQSLSLVNATIRKICNSSWKQVQELFPTASRTQIRDACTASSYTLTLLLQGYKFNVTTWPNIHFIRQVYIHGPVWHCPSLQPISSSSSSFEWYRMKDTSLYLTLVPLLLWAVTAPLSVFSVLFPAYTFPYKLSAWSGRGESDICSVHCPAI encoded by the exons ATGGCGCCGCGCCTGCTCGGGCCGGTGGGCTGGGGCTCGGCGGCCGTGCTGGGACTGCTGACGGGAGTTGTCTTCGTCCTGGTCCTGATCCCGGCAAAGGATGCTGTCCTTCCTACCAGGATCAAA tACGGTCTGGTGTTTGACGCTGGCTCCACACACACGTCCCTCTACATCTACCGGTGGCCCGCGGACAAGGAGAACGACACCGGCATTGTGTCCCAGGTGGAGGCCTGCTCTGTGGCTG GACCTGGCATCTCCAGCTACGCAGACGACCCCGCGGGGGCTGGCGCCGGCCTGAAGCCGTGCCTGGACAGGGCCATGAAGATCGTCCCGGCCGAGCAGCAGCGGGAGACCCCCACGTACCTGGGGGCCACGGCCGGCATGCGGCTGCTGAG ggaggagaaCAGCACCAAGGCCGAGCAGGTCTTGGCCGAGGTGTCCAAGGCCATTGGGGAGTACCCTGTGGATTTCCGTGGAGCTCGGATCCTGACGGGGAGTGAGGAGGGCTCCTTTGGCTGGATCACTGTCAACTACCTGCTGGAGACACTGGTCAAG TTCTCGTTTGCAGAGAAatgggcacatccccaggaCACCGAGGTTCTGGGAGCTCTGGACCTTGGCGGTGCCTCGACGCAGATCACCTTCCAGCCCGGGGTGCCCGTGGAGGACAGGAACACGTCCGTGTTCTTCCGGCTGTACGGCACCGACTACTCCCTGTACAGCCACAGCTACCTGTGCTACGGGCAGAGCCAGGCCCTGAagatgctgctggcagctctgcaccaG GCCAGCTCGCGTGCCCAGATCTCCCACCCCTGCTACCCCAAGGGGTACAAGGAGACCATCACCGTGGCAGAGCTCTACAACAGCCCCTGTGTGCGTGCGCCAAGCTCAGCCAGGCCTGGCCTCGTCCTCACGGTgacggggacaggggacacagacACGTGTCACGCGGCCGTCCAGAGACTCTTCGACTTCAGCTGCGGGGCGCAGGGGCCGTGCGGGTTCAATGGGGTCTATCAGCCCCCTGTGCGGGGACACTTCTTCGTAAGCAGCCACCGACCCCGCCCCTGGGGAGGGccaatgggattttggggcacaGCCCCTGGAAAACTGCTCTGGAAGTGTCTGAGTAGTGTCTGGAAGTGCCAGCCCTGGGAG GCCTTCTCAGGGTTTTATCACAGCCTTCACTTTCTGAACCTGACAGGAGGGCAGTCCCTGAGCTTGGTCAATGCCACCATCAGGAAGATATGcaacagcagctggaaacag GTGCAGGAGTTGTTCCCCACAGCGAGCAGGACCCAGATCCGTGATGCCTGCACAGCCAGCTCCTACACCCTCACCCTCCTGCTGCAAGGCTACAAATTCAACGTCACAACATGGCCTAACATCCACTTCATCCGGCAG GTGTATATTCATGGCCCAGTTTGGCATTGCCCTTCTCTTCAGCCAATTagttcctcttcctcctcatttGAATGGTATCGTATGAAGGACACATCACTGTACTTAACCCTTGTCCCTCTGCTTCTCTGGGCTGTCACAGCCcctctttctgttttctctgtgctcTTCCCAGCCTACACATTCCCTTACAAGCTCTCTGCATGGTCTGGAAGAGGTGAGAGTGATATTTGCAGTGTGCACTGCCCAGCAATCTAA
- the LOC100229162 gene encoding ectonucleoside triphosphate diphosphohydrolase 8 isoform X5, which produces MAARRPGLVQATRANQHTQIPIWQTTSPAPIDGAAPARAGGLGLGGRAGTADGSCLRPGPDPGKGCCPSYQDQNLPPTQLASFPIIRPALQDLASSRWHWADQPPPNHGRGCLYGLVFDAGSTHTSLYIYRWPADKENDTGIVSQVEACSVAGPGISSYADDPAGAGAGLKPCLDRAMKIVPAEQQRETPTYLGATAGMRLLREENSTKAEQVLAEVSKAIGEYPVDFRGARILTGSEEGSFGWITVNYLLETLVKFSFAEKWAHPQDTEVLGALDLGGASTQITFQPGVPVEDRNTSVFFRLYGTDYSLYSHSYLCYGQSQALKMLLAALHQASSRAQISHPCYPKGYKETITVAELYNSPCVRAPSSARPGLVLTVTGTGDTDTCHAAVQRLFDFSCGAQGPCGFNGVYQPPVRGHFFAFSGFYHSLHFLNLTGGQSLSLVNATIRKICNSSWKQVQELFPTASRTQIRDACTASSYTLTLLLQGYKFNVTTWPNIHFIRQVANTDVGWTLGYMLNLTNMIPSEPPPAVVGLLRSIWIAATVLLAIMLLLSSCLLTATCCQRDSSGYEQL; this is translated from the exons atggcagcacggcggcctggtctcgtccaagccactcgggctaatcaacacacgcagataccaatatggcagacg ACCTCCCCAGCCCCCATCGATGGCGCCGCGCCTGCTCGGGCCGGTGGGCTGGGGCTCGGCGGCCGTGCTGGGACTGCTGACGGGAGTTGTCTTCGTCCTGGTCCTGATCCCGGCAAAGGATGCTGTCCTTCCTACCAGGATCAAA ACCTGCCTCCCACTCAGCTTGCGAGTTTCCCCATAATCAGGCCAGCTTTACAGGACTTAGCCTCATCAAGGTGGCACTGGGCAGATCAACCTCCCCCAAACCACGGTCGTGGCTGCTTG tACGGTCTGGTGTTTGACGCTGGCTCCACACACACGTCCCTCTACATCTACCGGTGGCCCGCGGACAAGGAGAACGACACCGGCATTGTGTCCCAGGTGGAGGCCTGCTCTGTGGCTG GACCTGGCATCTCCAGCTACGCAGACGACCCCGCGGGGGCTGGCGCCGGCCTGAAGCCGTGCCTGGACAGGGCCATGAAGATCGTCCCGGCCGAGCAGCAGCGGGAGACCCCCACGTACCTGGGGGCCACGGCCGGCATGCGGCTGCTGAG ggaggagaaCAGCACCAAGGCCGAGCAGGTCTTGGCCGAGGTGTCCAAGGCCATTGGGGAGTACCCTGTGGATTTCCGTGGAGCTCGGATCCTGACGGGGAGTGAGGAGGGCTCCTTTGGCTGGATCACTGTCAACTACCTGCTGGAGACACTGGTCAAG TTCTCGTTTGCAGAGAAatgggcacatccccaggaCACCGAGGTTCTGGGAGCTCTGGACCTTGGCGGTGCCTCGACGCAGATCACCTTCCAGCCCGGGGTGCCCGTGGAGGACAGGAACACGTCCGTGTTCTTCCGGCTGTACGGCACCGACTACTCCCTGTACAGCCACAGCTACCTGTGCTACGGGCAGAGCCAGGCCCTGAagatgctgctggcagctctgcaccaG GCCAGCTCGCGTGCCCAGATCTCCCACCCCTGCTACCCCAAGGGGTACAAGGAGACCATCACCGTGGCAGAGCTCTACAACAGCCCCTGTGTGCGTGCGCCAAGCTCAGCCAGGCCTGGCCTCGTCCTCACGGTgacggggacaggggacacagacACGTGTCACGCGGCCGTCCAGAGACTCTTCGACTTCAGCTGCGGGGCGCAGGGGCCGTGCGGGTTCAATGGGGTCTATCAGCCCCCTGTGCGGGGACACTTCTTC GCCTTCTCAGGGTTTTATCACAGCCTTCACTTTCTGAACCTGACAGGAGGGCAGTCCCTGAGCTTGGTCAATGCCACCATCAGGAAGATATGcaacagcagctggaaacag GTGCAGGAGTTGTTCCCCACAGCGAGCAGGACCCAGATCCGTGATGCCTGCACAGCCAGCTCCTACACCCTCACCCTCCTGCTGCAAGGCTACAAATTCAACGTCACAACATGGCCTAACATCCACTTCATCCGGCAG GTTGCTAACACAGATGTGGGCTGGACTCTGGGTTACATGCTCAATCTCACCAACATGATCCCCTCGGAGCCTCCCCCAGCAGTCGTGGGGCTCCTGAGAAGCATCTGGATAGCAGCCACGGTTCTGCTGGCCATCATGctcctcctcagctcctgcctgctcacaGCCACGTGCTGCCAGAGAGACTCCTCCGGCTATGAGCAGCTGTAG
- the LOC100229162 gene encoding ectonucleoside triphosphate diphosphohydrolase 8 isoform X3 produces the protein MAARRPGLVQATRANQHTQIPIWQTTSPAPIDGAAPARAGGLGLGGRAGTADGSCLRPGPDPGKGCCPSYQDQNLPPTQLASFPIIRPALQDLASSRWHWADQPPPNHGRGCLYGLVFDAGSTHTSLYIYRWPADKENDTGIVSQVEACSVAGPGISSYADDPAGAGAGLKPCLDRAMKIVPAEQQRETPTYLGATAGMRLLREENSTKAEQVLAEVSKAIGEYPVDFRGARILTGSEEGSFGWITVNYLLETLVKFSFAEKWAHPQDTEVLGALDLGGASTQITFQPGVPVEDRNTSVFFRLYGTDYSLYSHSYLCYGQSQALKMLLAALHQASSRAQISHPCYPKGYKETITVAELYNSPCVRAPSSARPGLVLTVTGTGDTDTCHAAVQRLFDFSCGAQGPCGFNGVYQPPVRGHFFAFSGFYHSLHFLNLTGGQSLSLVNATIRKICNSSWKQVQELFPTASRTQIRDACTASSYTLTLLLQGYKFNVTTWPNIHFIRQVYIHGPVWHCPSLQPISSSSSSFEWYRMKDTSLYLTLVPLLLWAVTAPLSVFSVLFPAYTFPYKLSAWSGRGESDICSVHCPAI, from the exons atggcagcacggcggcctggtctcgtccaagccactcgggctaatcaacacacgcagataccaatatggcagacg ACCTCCCCAGCCCCCATCGATGGCGCCGCGCCTGCTCGGGCCGGTGGGCTGGGGCTCGGCGGCCGTGCTGGGACTGCTGACGGGAGTTGTCTTCGTCCTGGTCCTGATCCCGGCAAAGGATGCTGTCCTTCCTACCAGGATCAAA ACCTGCCTCCCACTCAGCTTGCGAGTTTCCCCATAATCAGGCCAGCTTTACAGGACTTAGCCTCATCAAGGTGGCACTGGGCAGATCAACCTCCCCCAAACCACGGTCGTGGCTGCTTG tACGGTCTGGTGTTTGACGCTGGCTCCACACACACGTCCCTCTACATCTACCGGTGGCCCGCGGACAAGGAGAACGACACCGGCATTGTGTCCCAGGTGGAGGCCTGCTCTGTGGCTG GACCTGGCATCTCCAGCTACGCAGACGACCCCGCGGGGGCTGGCGCCGGCCTGAAGCCGTGCCTGGACAGGGCCATGAAGATCGTCCCGGCCGAGCAGCAGCGGGAGACCCCCACGTACCTGGGGGCCACGGCCGGCATGCGGCTGCTGAG ggaggagaaCAGCACCAAGGCCGAGCAGGTCTTGGCCGAGGTGTCCAAGGCCATTGGGGAGTACCCTGTGGATTTCCGTGGAGCTCGGATCCTGACGGGGAGTGAGGAGGGCTCCTTTGGCTGGATCACTGTCAACTACCTGCTGGAGACACTGGTCAAG TTCTCGTTTGCAGAGAAatgggcacatccccaggaCACCGAGGTTCTGGGAGCTCTGGACCTTGGCGGTGCCTCGACGCAGATCACCTTCCAGCCCGGGGTGCCCGTGGAGGACAGGAACACGTCCGTGTTCTTCCGGCTGTACGGCACCGACTACTCCCTGTACAGCCACAGCTACCTGTGCTACGGGCAGAGCCAGGCCCTGAagatgctgctggcagctctgcaccaG GCCAGCTCGCGTGCCCAGATCTCCCACCCCTGCTACCCCAAGGGGTACAAGGAGACCATCACCGTGGCAGAGCTCTACAACAGCCCCTGTGTGCGTGCGCCAAGCTCAGCCAGGCCTGGCCTCGTCCTCACGGTgacggggacaggggacacagacACGTGTCACGCGGCCGTCCAGAGACTCTTCGACTTCAGCTGCGGGGCGCAGGGGCCGTGCGGGTTCAATGGGGTCTATCAGCCCCCTGTGCGGGGACACTTCTTC GCCTTCTCAGGGTTTTATCACAGCCTTCACTTTCTGAACCTGACAGGAGGGCAGTCCCTGAGCTTGGTCAATGCCACCATCAGGAAGATATGcaacagcagctggaaacag GTGCAGGAGTTGTTCCCCACAGCGAGCAGGACCCAGATCCGTGATGCCTGCACAGCCAGCTCCTACACCCTCACCCTCCTGCTGCAAGGCTACAAATTCAACGTCACAACATGGCCTAACATCCACTTCATCCGGCAG GTGTATATTCATGGCCCAGTTTGGCATTGCCCTTCTCTTCAGCCAATTagttcctcttcctcctcatttGAATGGTATCGTATGAAGGACACATCACTGTACTTAACCCTTGTCCCTCTGCTTCTCTGGGCTGTCACAGCCcctctttctgttttctctgtgctcTTCCCAGCCTACACATTCCCTTACAAGCTCTCTGCATGGTCTGGAAGAGGTGAGAGTGATATTTGCAGTGTGCACTGCCCAGCAATCTAA
- the LOC100229162 gene encoding ectonucleoside triphosphate diphosphohydrolase 8 isoform X1, with product MAARRPGLVQATRANQHTQIPIWQTTSPAPIDGAAPARAGGLGLGGRAGTADGSCLRPGPDPGKGCCPSYQDQNLPPTQLASFPIIRPALQDLASSRWHWADQPPPNHGRGCLYGLVFDAGSTHTSLYIYRWPADKENDTGIVSQVEACSVAGPGISSYADDPAGAGAGLKPCLDRAMKIVPAEQQRETPTYLGATAGMRLLREENSTKAEQVLAEVSKAIGEYPVDFRGARILTGSEEGSFGWITVNYLLETLVKFSFAEKWAHPQDTEVLGALDLGGASTQITFQPGVPVEDRNTSVFFRLYGTDYSLYSHSYLCYGQSQALKMLLAALHQASSRAQISHPCYPKGYKETITVAELYNSPCVRAPSSARPGLVLTVTGTGDTDTCHAAVQRLFDFSCGAQGPCGFNGVYQPPVRGHFFVSSHRPRPWGGPMGFWGTAPGKLLWKCLSSVWKCQPWEAFSGFYHSLHFLNLTGGQSLSLVNATIRKICNSSWKQVQELFPTASRTQIRDACTASSYTLTLLLQGYKFNVTTWPNIHFIRQVYIHGPVWHCPSLQPISSSSSSFEWYRMKDTSLYLTLVPLLLWAVTAPLSVFSVLFPAYTFPYKLSAWSGRGESDICSVHCPAI from the exons atggcagcacggcggcctggtctcgtccaagccactcgggctaatcaacacacgcagataccaatatggcagacg ACCTCCCCAGCCCCCATCGATGGCGCCGCGCCTGCTCGGGCCGGTGGGCTGGGGCTCGGCGGCCGTGCTGGGACTGCTGACGGGAGTTGTCTTCGTCCTGGTCCTGATCCCGGCAAAGGATGCTGTCCTTCCTACCAGGATCAAA ACCTGCCTCCCACTCAGCTTGCGAGTTTCCCCATAATCAGGCCAGCTTTACAGGACTTAGCCTCATCAAGGTGGCACTGGGCAGATCAACCTCCCCCAAACCACGGTCGTGGCTGCTTG tACGGTCTGGTGTTTGACGCTGGCTCCACACACACGTCCCTCTACATCTACCGGTGGCCCGCGGACAAGGAGAACGACACCGGCATTGTGTCCCAGGTGGAGGCCTGCTCTGTGGCTG GACCTGGCATCTCCAGCTACGCAGACGACCCCGCGGGGGCTGGCGCCGGCCTGAAGCCGTGCCTGGACAGGGCCATGAAGATCGTCCCGGCCGAGCAGCAGCGGGAGACCCCCACGTACCTGGGGGCCACGGCCGGCATGCGGCTGCTGAG ggaggagaaCAGCACCAAGGCCGAGCAGGTCTTGGCCGAGGTGTCCAAGGCCATTGGGGAGTACCCTGTGGATTTCCGTGGAGCTCGGATCCTGACGGGGAGTGAGGAGGGCTCCTTTGGCTGGATCACTGTCAACTACCTGCTGGAGACACTGGTCAAG TTCTCGTTTGCAGAGAAatgggcacatccccaggaCACCGAGGTTCTGGGAGCTCTGGACCTTGGCGGTGCCTCGACGCAGATCACCTTCCAGCCCGGGGTGCCCGTGGAGGACAGGAACACGTCCGTGTTCTTCCGGCTGTACGGCACCGACTACTCCCTGTACAGCCACAGCTACCTGTGCTACGGGCAGAGCCAGGCCCTGAagatgctgctggcagctctgcaccaG GCCAGCTCGCGTGCCCAGATCTCCCACCCCTGCTACCCCAAGGGGTACAAGGAGACCATCACCGTGGCAGAGCTCTACAACAGCCCCTGTGTGCGTGCGCCAAGCTCAGCCAGGCCTGGCCTCGTCCTCACGGTgacggggacaggggacacagacACGTGTCACGCGGCCGTCCAGAGACTCTTCGACTTCAGCTGCGGGGCGCAGGGGCCGTGCGGGTTCAATGGGGTCTATCAGCCCCCTGTGCGGGGACACTTCTTCGTAAGCAGCCACCGACCCCGCCCCTGGGGAGGGccaatgggattttggggcacaGCCCCTGGAAAACTGCTCTGGAAGTGTCTGAGTAGTGTCTGGAAGTGCCAGCCCTGGGAG GCCTTCTCAGGGTTTTATCACAGCCTTCACTTTCTGAACCTGACAGGAGGGCAGTCCCTGAGCTTGGTCAATGCCACCATCAGGAAGATATGcaacagcagctggaaacag GTGCAGGAGTTGTTCCCCACAGCGAGCAGGACCCAGATCCGTGATGCCTGCACAGCCAGCTCCTACACCCTCACCCTCCTGCTGCAAGGCTACAAATTCAACGTCACAACATGGCCTAACATCCACTTCATCCGGCAG GTGTATATTCATGGCCCAGTTTGGCATTGCCCTTCTCTTCAGCCAATTagttcctcttcctcctcatttGAATGGTATCGTATGAAGGACACATCACTGTACTTAACCCTTGTCCCTCTGCTTCTCTGGGCTGTCACAGCCcctctttctgttttctctgtgctcTTCCCAGCCTACACATTCCCTTACAAGCTCTCTGCATGGTCTGGAAGAGGTGAGAGTGATATTTGCAGTGTGCACTGCCCAGCAATCTAA
- the LOC100229162 gene encoding ectonucleoside triphosphate diphosphohydrolase 8 isoform X4, whose protein sequence is MAARRPGLVQATRANQHTQIPIWQTTSPAPIDGAAPARAGGLGLGGRAGTADGSCLRPGPDPGKGCCPSYQDQNLPPTQLASFPIIRPALQDLASSRWHWADQPPPNHGRGCLYGLVFDAGSTHTSLYIYRWPADKENDTGIVSQVEACSVAGPGISSYADDPAGAGAGLKPCLDRAMKIVPAEQQRETPTYLGATAGMRLLREENSTKAEQVLAEVSKAIGEYPVDFRGARILTGSEEGSFGWITVNYLLETLVKFSFAEKWAHPQDTEVLGALDLGGASTQITFQPGVPVEDRNTSVFFRLYGTDYSLYSHSYLCYGQSQALKMLLAALHQASSRAQISHPCYPKGYKETITVAELYNSPCVRAPSSARPGLVLTVTGTGDTDTCHAAVQRLFDFSCGAQGPCGFNGVYQPPVRGHFFVSSHRPRPWGGPMGFWGTAPGKLLWKCLSSVWKCQPWEAFSGFYHSLHFLNLTGGQSLSLVNATIRKICNSSWKQVQELFPTASRTQIRDACTASSYTLTLLLQGYKFNVTTWPNIHFIRQVYIHGPVWHCPSLQPISSSSSSFECLHIPLQALCMVWKR, encoded by the exons atggcagcacggcggcctggtctcgtccaagccactcgggctaatcaacacacgcagataccaatatggcagacg ACCTCCCCAGCCCCCATCGATGGCGCCGCGCCTGCTCGGGCCGGTGGGCTGGGGCTCGGCGGCCGTGCTGGGACTGCTGACGGGAGTTGTCTTCGTCCTGGTCCTGATCCCGGCAAAGGATGCTGTCCTTCCTACCAGGATCAAA ACCTGCCTCCCACTCAGCTTGCGAGTTTCCCCATAATCAGGCCAGCTTTACAGGACTTAGCCTCATCAAGGTGGCACTGGGCAGATCAACCTCCCCCAAACCACGGTCGTGGCTGCTTG tACGGTCTGGTGTTTGACGCTGGCTCCACACACACGTCCCTCTACATCTACCGGTGGCCCGCGGACAAGGAGAACGACACCGGCATTGTGTCCCAGGTGGAGGCCTGCTCTGTGGCTG GACCTGGCATCTCCAGCTACGCAGACGACCCCGCGGGGGCTGGCGCCGGCCTGAAGCCGTGCCTGGACAGGGCCATGAAGATCGTCCCGGCCGAGCAGCAGCGGGAGACCCCCACGTACCTGGGGGCCACGGCCGGCATGCGGCTGCTGAG ggaggagaaCAGCACCAAGGCCGAGCAGGTCTTGGCCGAGGTGTCCAAGGCCATTGGGGAGTACCCTGTGGATTTCCGTGGAGCTCGGATCCTGACGGGGAGTGAGGAGGGCTCCTTTGGCTGGATCACTGTCAACTACCTGCTGGAGACACTGGTCAAG TTCTCGTTTGCAGAGAAatgggcacatccccaggaCACCGAGGTTCTGGGAGCTCTGGACCTTGGCGGTGCCTCGACGCAGATCACCTTCCAGCCCGGGGTGCCCGTGGAGGACAGGAACACGTCCGTGTTCTTCCGGCTGTACGGCACCGACTACTCCCTGTACAGCCACAGCTACCTGTGCTACGGGCAGAGCCAGGCCCTGAagatgctgctggcagctctgcaccaG GCCAGCTCGCGTGCCCAGATCTCCCACCCCTGCTACCCCAAGGGGTACAAGGAGACCATCACCGTGGCAGAGCTCTACAACAGCCCCTGTGTGCGTGCGCCAAGCTCAGCCAGGCCTGGCCTCGTCCTCACGGTgacggggacaggggacacagacACGTGTCACGCGGCCGTCCAGAGACTCTTCGACTTCAGCTGCGGGGCGCAGGGGCCGTGCGGGTTCAATGGGGTCTATCAGCCCCCTGTGCGGGGACACTTCTTCGTAAGCAGCCACCGACCCCGCCCCTGGGGAGGGccaatgggattttggggcacaGCCCCTGGAAAACTGCTCTGGAAGTGTCTGAGTAGTGTCTGGAAGTGCCAGCCCTGGGAG GCCTTCTCAGGGTTTTATCACAGCCTTCACTTTCTGAACCTGACAGGAGGGCAGTCCCTGAGCTTGGTCAATGCCACCATCAGGAAGATATGcaacagcagctggaaacag GTGCAGGAGTTGTTCCCCACAGCGAGCAGGACCCAGATCCGTGATGCCTGCACAGCCAGCTCCTACACCCTCACCCTCCTGCTGCAAGGCTACAAATTCAACGTCACAACATGGCCTAACATCCACTTCATCCGGCAG GTGTATATTCATGGCCCAGTTTGGCATTGCCCTTCTCTTCAGCCAATTagttcctcttcctcctcatttGAATG CCTACACATTCCCTTACAAGCTCTCTGCATGGTCTGGAAGAGGTGA
- the LOC100229162 gene encoding ectonucleoside triphosphate diphosphohydrolase 8 isoform X2 has translation MAARRPGLVQATRANQHTQIPIWQTTSPAPIDGAAPARAGGLGLGGRAGTADGSCLRPGPDPGKGCCPSYQDQNLPPTQLASFPIIRPALQDLASSRWHWADQPPPNHGRGCLYGLVFDAGSTHTSLYIYRWPADKENDTGIVSQVEACSVAGPGISSYADDPAGAGAGLKPCLDRAMKIVPAEQQRETPTYLGATAGMRLLREENSTKAEQVLAEVSKAIGEYPVDFRGARILTGSEEGSFGWITVNYLLETLVKFSFAEKWAHPQDTEVLGALDLGGASTQITFQPGVPVEDRNTSVFFRLYGTDYSLYSHSYLCYGQSQALKMLLAALHQASSRAQISHPCYPKGYKETITVAELYNSPCVRAPSSARPGLVLTVTGTGDTDTCHAAVQRLFDFSCGAQGPCGFNGVYQPPVRGHFFVSSHRPRPWGGPMGFWGTAPGKLLWKCLSSVWKCQPWEAFSGFYHSLHFLNLTGGQSLSLVNATIRKICNSSWKQVQELFPTASRTQIRDACTASSYTLTLLLQGYKFNVTTWPNIHFIRQVANTDVGWTLGYMLNLTNMIPSEPPPAVVGLLRSIWIAATVLLAIMLLLSSCLLTATCCQRDSSGYEQL, from the exons atggcagcacggcggcctggtctcgtccaagccactcgggctaatcaacacacgcagataccaatatggcagacg ACCTCCCCAGCCCCCATCGATGGCGCCGCGCCTGCTCGGGCCGGTGGGCTGGGGCTCGGCGGCCGTGCTGGGACTGCTGACGGGAGTTGTCTTCGTCCTGGTCCTGATCCCGGCAAAGGATGCTGTCCTTCCTACCAGGATCAAA ACCTGCCTCCCACTCAGCTTGCGAGTTTCCCCATAATCAGGCCAGCTTTACAGGACTTAGCCTCATCAAGGTGGCACTGGGCAGATCAACCTCCCCCAAACCACGGTCGTGGCTGCTTG tACGGTCTGGTGTTTGACGCTGGCTCCACACACACGTCCCTCTACATCTACCGGTGGCCCGCGGACAAGGAGAACGACACCGGCATTGTGTCCCAGGTGGAGGCCTGCTCTGTGGCTG GACCTGGCATCTCCAGCTACGCAGACGACCCCGCGGGGGCTGGCGCCGGCCTGAAGCCGTGCCTGGACAGGGCCATGAAGATCGTCCCGGCCGAGCAGCAGCGGGAGACCCCCACGTACCTGGGGGCCACGGCCGGCATGCGGCTGCTGAG ggaggagaaCAGCACCAAGGCCGAGCAGGTCTTGGCCGAGGTGTCCAAGGCCATTGGGGAGTACCCTGTGGATTTCCGTGGAGCTCGGATCCTGACGGGGAGTGAGGAGGGCTCCTTTGGCTGGATCACTGTCAACTACCTGCTGGAGACACTGGTCAAG TTCTCGTTTGCAGAGAAatgggcacatccccaggaCACCGAGGTTCTGGGAGCTCTGGACCTTGGCGGTGCCTCGACGCAGATCACCTTCCAGCCCGGGGTGCCCGTGGAGGACAGGAACACGTCCGTGTTCTTCCGGCTGTACGGCACCGACTACTCCCTGTACAGCCACAGCTACCTGTGCTACGGGCAGAGCCAGGCCCTGAagatgctgctggcagctctgcaccaG GCCAGCTCGCGTGCCCAGATCTCCCACCCCTGCTACCCCAAGGGGTACAAGGAGACCATCACCGTGGCAGAGCTCTACAACAGCCCCTGTGTGCGTGCGCCAAGCTCAGCCAGGCCTGGCCTCGTCCTCACGGTgacggggacaggggacacagacACGTGTCACGCGGCCGTCCAGAGACTCTTCGACTTCAGCTGCGGGGCGCAGGGGCCGTGCGGGTTCAATGGGGTCTATCAGCCCCCTGTGCGGGGACACTTCTTCGTAAGCAGCCACCGACCCCGCCCCTGGGGAGGGccaatgggattttggggcacaGCCCCTGGAAAACTGCTCTGGAAGTGTCTGAGTAGTGTCTGGAAGTGCCAGCCCTGGGAG GCCTTCTCAGGGTTTTATCACAGCCTTCACTTTCTGAACCTGACAGGAGGGCAGTCCCTGAGCTTGGTCAATGCCACCATCAGGAAGATATGcaacagcagctggaaacag GTGCAGGAGTTGTTCCCCACAGCGAGCAGGACCCAGATCCGTGATGCCTGCACAGCCAGCTCCTACACCCTCACCCTCCTGCTGCAAGGCTACAAATTCAACGTCACAACATGGCCTAACATCCACTTCATCCGGCAG GTTGCTAACACAGATGTGGGCTGGACTCTGGGTTACATGCTCAATCTCACCAACATGATCCCCTCGGAGCCTCCCCCAGCAGTCGTGGGGCTCCTGAGAAGCATCTGGATAGCAGCCACGGTTCTGCTGGCCATCATGctcctcctcagctcctgcctgctcacaGCCACGTGCTGCCAGAGAGACTCCTCCGGCTATGAGCAGCTGTAG